One region of Juglans regia cultivar Chandler chromosome 4, Walnut 2.0, whole genome shotgun sequence genomic DNA includes:
- the LOC118343721 gene encoding disease resistance protein RGA2-like produces the protein MHDLVHDLVLSIGHEEWLEIDSDNKDVASTVRHLSISSSDQEVSKFSNKLTNVKSIIYRTEPHVSSVEACISRFKSLRVLAIPDSDFENLPSSIGTQKHLRYLDLTRNQSIKKLPNSICKLHNLQTLLLDGCENLERLPKDMRNMVNLRALAVTTKDTCLLENGVCCFSSLQILSMRSCPKLERLFPQMDRCLTNLRTLGFMECASLTSLIPIIKHLTALEILYISDCKEMDLKEGGGGDALDLNLRLQILDIRRLPKLEVLPEWLLEFADTLRHLHINECENLKALPEWLPTLKSLQTLEITRSNELSSLPEGIHHMKTLRKLKIKGCPQLVTRLQDWSNIPELEFDYEDDEVI, from the coding sequence atgcATGATCTCGTCCATGATCTTGTGCTCTCTATTGGCCATGAAGAGTGGTTGGAAATAGATTCTGACAATAAAGACGTGGCCTCAACAGTTCGTCATTTGTCAATTTCATCTAGTGACCAAGAAGTTTCAAAGTTCTCGAACAAGTTAACTAATGTGAAGAGCATCATCTACCGAACCGAACCACACGTGTCCTCAGTTGAAGCATGCATCTCAAGATTCAAGTCTCTACGTGTGCTAGCTATACCTGATtcagattttgagaatttgccAAGTTCCATTGGTACTCAAAAGCATTTGAGATATCTCGACCTAACTCGTAATCAGTCAATCAAGAAGCTTCCTAATTCCATTTGCAAGTTACACAATTTGCAAACCTTGCTGCTTGATGGATGTGAAAACCTTGAACGACTACCCAAAGATATGAGGAACATGGTCAACCTTAGGGCTCTTGCAGTAACAACAAAAGATACATGTTTGCTGGAGAATGGAGTATGTTGCTTTAGTtctcttcaaattttatctATGCGAAGTTGTCCAAAACTCGAACGTTTGTTTCCACAGATGGACAGGTGCCTCACCAATCTTCGTACATTGGGTTTTATGGAATGTGCAAGTTTGACCTCTTTGATACCTATTATCAAGCACCTAACTGCCTTAGAGATATTGTACATTAGTGATTGTAAAgagatggatttgaaggaaggaggaggaggagatgcacTGGATCTCAATTTAAGACTCCAAATCTTGGATATACGAAGGTTACCAAAGTTGGAGGTTTTACCCGAATGGCTCCTAGAATTTGCAGACACTTTAAGGCACCTACATATCAATGAGTGTGAAAATCTCAAGGCATTGCCAGAGTGGTTGCCAACTCTGAAATCACTTCAAACGTTGGAGATCACTAGGTCCAATGAGTTATCATCTCTACCGGAGGGGATTCATCATAtgaaaacattaagaaaactGAAGATTAAAGGTTGTCCTCAACTTGTTACTCGTTTACAAGACTGGTCCAACATACCAGAGCTCGAATTTGATTATGAAGATGATGAGGTAATAtga
- the LOC109001941 gene encoding putative disease resistance protein RGA4, translated as MADLASAALPSLDVVDEIEYKALRKQAITKYGSTSTKVRHFFSSSIALSSRLKLAHKIKDIRERLDGINADKVQFNLTERHEEVHVNPLWREKTHSFIDPSTVIGRHGDKEEIKKSLMHPNPTRNLNIIAIVGLGGMGKTTLAKAVYNDESVVNHFQLRMWVCVIENFRVTRLMKDILKSAGGRVDKNSSNEDILLTRLRELLKNKRFLLVLDDVWNENRNKWTELRDLLTGGSHGSVIVVTTRSRRVASVLDPIYTHSVEGLSKEESFSLFVKCAFKEGEDKLYPNLLPIADEIVKKCKGVPLAVKSLGGLLYSKVDESEWELVKGNEIWELEENEGGILPALQLSYNQMPIHLKRCFAYCVNFPKDHLFGNIDLIEQWVAHGLIFQMSTNKKKELEDIGDLYIKELMSICFFQDLQ; from the exons ATGGCTGATCTTGCCTCTGCGGCTCTGCCCTCGCTG GATGTGGTGGATGAAATTGAGTACAAAGCTTTAAGGAAACAAGCGATTACAAAATACGGAAGCACTAGTACAAAGGTACGCCATTTCTTTTCGTCCTCCATAGCACTTTCATCCCGTTTAAAACTGGCTCACAAAATCAAGGACATTAGAGAGAGGTTAGATGGGATTAATGCTGATAAGGTTCAGTTTAATCTCACTGAGCGGCATGAAGAGGTGCATGTCAATCCCCTGTGGAGGGAGAAGACCCATTCCTTTATTGATCCTTCAACGGTCATCGGTAGGCATGGtgacaaagaagaaataaaaaagagtttgatgCACCCAAATCCCACTagaaatcttaatataattgcCATAGTTGGATTAGGAGGTATGGGAAAGACCACACTTGCCAAGGCAGTTTACAATGACGAATCCGTAGTTAATCATTTTCAGTTGAGAATGTGGGTTTGTGTAATTGAGAATTTTAGAGTTACAAGATTGATGAAAGATATCCTTAAATCTGCTGGTGGCAGAGTTGATAAGAATTCAAGTAATGAAGATATATTGCTGACTAGATTGAGAGAacttttaaagaataaaaggtTTCTACTGGTCTTAGACGATGTCTggaatgaaaatagaaataaatggaCTGAACTGAGAGATTTGCTTACTGGAGGGTCGCATGGAAGTGTCATTGTTGTAACGACACGTAGTCGCAGGGTTGCTTCCGTTTTAGACCCTATTTATACACATTCTGTAGAAGGTCTATCAAAAGAAGAatctttctctttgtttgtgAAATGTGCATTCAAGGAAGGAGAAGACAAATTATATCCAAACCTCTTACCAATTGCGGATGAAATAGTGAAAAAGTGTAAAGGGGTTCCATTGGCCGTGAAGAGTTTAGGTGGCCTACTTTATTCGAAAGTCGATGAAAGTGAGTGGGAATTGGTGAAAGGTAACGAGATCTGGgaattggaagaaaatgagggaggCATCTTACCTGCATTGCAATTGAGCTATAATCAAATGCCAATTCATTTGAAGCGATGCTTTGCTTATTGCGTTAATTTTCCAAAGGATCATCTATTCGGTAATATCGATTTAATTGAACAATGGGTGGCACATGGATTAATCTTCCAAATGtctactaacaaaaaaaaagagttggaaGATATTGGAGACTTGTACATTAAAGAGTTAATGTCGATATGTTTCTTCCAAGATCTTCAATAA